In the genome of Bacillus thuringiensis, the window AGTATCCACCGTTATCGTTTAATTCTAATGTTGGATTTCCTTTTTCATCAACCTTAAATAGGAAGAATTCTGGCTCTGGTCCAAGATTGAAGTCTGAAAATCCTAAATCTTCCATTTCTTTTAACACACGTTTTAAGTTGTTACGTGGGTCTCCATCAAATGGAGTGCCATCTGCATTGTAAATATCACAGATTAGTCGAGCTACTTTACCTTTTTCAGCTGTCCAAGGGAAAATTACCCAAGTGTCTAAATCAGGATATAAATACATATCAGATTCTTCAATACGTACGAAACCTTCAATCGAAGATCCATCAAACATCATTTTGTTATCAAGAGCTTTCGTTAATTGTCTCACTGGAATCTCTACGTTTTTAATTACCCCTAAAAGGTCCGTAAATTGTAAACGGATATACTTTACATTCTCTTCTTTCGCCAAACGGAAAATATCTTCTTTTGTGTATCTAGACATTATAAATTCCTCCTTAGTCCCTCTAATCGCCTTCAGAATCAGTTATCTTTAGTGAAAAAATCTTGAAATGTCACCTTGTCGCAATGAAGTTCGATTGAATCTACCTGTATGTTGTAGTTCATCTCGAAGTATTTTGCGAAGCTCAGTTTTTGAAATTTCTTTCGTTTCTTCTTTTACTTTCACTGCTTCTGTTTGATTTTCTTTCATTAGTAACACTTGTTTAATACCAGCCATATTCAAGCCTTGATCTAACAAATCTTTAATTTCTAACAACTTATCTACATCGTTAAATGAAAATAATCTACGATTCCCCTTCGTACGGGTTGGAGAAACAAGATTATGCTCTTCATAGTAGCGAATTTGACGTGCAGACAATTGTGTTAAATCCATAACAATACCAATAGGAAACAGCGGGGCAGAACGTCTATCTTCTTTCATTTTTCAGTTCCTCCTTCGCCTTAACTGTTTCTCATTTTATACCATGTTATGTTTAGTGTCAATAGATGTTAGCTTTTCTTACATGATTTTTTTATAAATTTTTTCATTCTTTTTTCTAATCTCACAAATCATTACTTTTATACGAAAAAAGCTGCCGAAATCGACAGCTTTCCTTTAAGAAATTGTTAATAAATTCTTTTCAATCAATTCATCAATCGCAGAACAAATCGCAATTTTAACATGCGAATACGTTAAGCCACCTTGAACATACGCAACATATGGCGGTCTAATTGGACCATCAGCAGACAATTCAATACTTGCACCTTGAATAAACGTTCCCGCAGCCATAATCACATCATCTTCATAACCCGGCATATAGTTTGCATACGGAGTAAAATGCGAATTAATTGGAGATGCATATTGAATTGCTTGACAGAAGGCAACCATACGGTCTTTATCATCAAATTGAACAGATTGAATTAAGTCTGTTCTTGGTGCATTCCACGCTGGTGACGTATTCATTCCTAACTTTTCTAAAAAGGCTGCTGTAAAAATCGCACCTTTTAGCGCTTGCCCCGCAACATGTGGCGCTAAGAAGAAACCTTGATACATTTCTTGCAGACTGTATAAAGACGCTCCAGCTTCGGCACCAATTCCCGGAGATGTTAAACGATATGCACACGCTTCAACATACTGTTCTTTGCCGACAATGTAGCCACCAGTTTTTACAATTCCCCCGCCTGGGTTTTTAATAAGCGAACCCGCCATTAAATCCGCACCAACATGACACGGCTCTTGCTCTTCAATAAACTCGCCATAACAGTTATCTACAAACACAACAACATCAGGTTTAATTTCTTTAACAAACGCGATCATCTCTTTAATTTGAGAAATAGTAAACGATGGACGAGTAGCATAACCCTTCGAGCGCTGAATACCGATCATTTTCGTATTACTATGAATCGCTGCTGCAACAGCTTCAAAATCAACAAGCCCAGCTTCAGTTAGTGGAACTGCATTGTAACCAATATTATATTCTTTAAATGAACCTACACCTTTCCCACGCACACCAACGATTTCCTCTAACGTATCATACGGTTTCCCAGTGATATACAATAACTCATCTCCTGGGCGTAAAATACCAAATAACGCTGTAGAGATAGCGTGAGTACCTGAAATAATTTGCGGACGAACAAGTCCAGCTTCCGCCCCAAATACATCAGCATACACTTTTTCTAACGTATCACGGCCAATATCATCATAACCATAACCTGTCGTCGGGATAAAATGCGAGTCACTAATTTTATGTTTACGAAAACTTTCTAATACACGAAACTGATTACTTTCAATTACTTCATCCGCACGTTTATGTACTTCTGTAATCTGACTCTCTACTTCTTTTACGATTGGAGCAATTTTTTCTCCATTTTTCAAACGATCAAACATTTTTATTTTCTCCTTCTTCCACTAAAAATCTCTTTAATTGCACATTAAGCGATGAATGAGTAAAAATATACCCTGCACAATCATATACAAATTTATCTTCCAGAAACTCCATCTTTGCTAATAGCGTTTCCGTCTTTAAAAGCGTTAATAACTTACCTTCACTCGGAGGGATTTCCACTCGATAACGATCCATTTCTTTCTTCATTTTCATTTCTATCGCTTCTTTTATACGCAATAAATCACTTTCTTCAAAAGCACTAGTCATTAAGAAATCACTTTTCGGAAACGGAATAAAGTTTTGATGTAATTCATCTTTTTTATTATATAACGTAATAATAGGAATATGATTAATTTCAAGTTCTGATAATAATCGTTTTACTGTTTTTTCATGCCCTATGTAGTTAGGATCCGCAGAATCAACTACATGTAAAATAACATCTGCTTCCCCCGCTTCTTCCAGTGTTGAACGAAAAGCAGCGATTAATGAAGTGGGTAAATCTTGTATAAAACCAACAGTATCAGTTAGTAATACTGTATAACCAGAAGGTAACGGCATCGTCCTCGTCGTTGGGTCTAGTGTTGCAAACAGAAGGTTTTCTTCAAACGTATTAGCTTCCGTTAATCTATTAAACAGTGTCGATTTCCCTGCATTTGTATACCCTATTAATGAAACTTGAAATACTTTATTATCTTTTCTTCTCTCACGATATCTTTTTCGATGTTCCACAACAACTGCAAGTTGTTTCTTTATTTCATCAATACGCGATCGAATATGACGACGATCCGTCTCAAGTTTCGTCTCACCCGGTCCTCTCGTTCCAATACCACCACCAAGACGCGATAAGGACAACCCTTGCCCCATAAGACGTGGCATTGTATATTGCAACTGAGCTAATTCTACTTGAAGCTTACCTTCCCTCGACTTCGCACGTTGCGCAAAAATATCTAGTATTAGTTGCGTTCGATCAATTACTCTCGCATCTAATACTGAGGATAAATTCCGAATTTGACTCGGCGTTAATTCATTATTAAATACAATAACATCCGGCTCTAATTCTTCAGTTAACATTGTAAGCTCTTCTAATTTCCCTTTACCTATGTAAGTTGCCGGATGAAACTTTGGTCGTTTTTGCGTTGTTGAAACTAACAATTCTGCTCGTGCAGTCTTCGCTAGTGATGCAAGCTCTTTCATGGAATGCATAAATTTTTCATCATCATCTTGTGGCAATTGACAGCCTACTAGTATGACTTTTTCTTTTTCTTCCATCAAATATGTTCACTCATCCTTTTCGAAATTTAAACCTTCTAATATAATAGCAGAGGAAGCACATTTCATCTAGTTAGCGGGGGAGAAAATTCATGGCATGGGAGATTTTTAGCATCATAGGCACAATCGCTTTCGCACTAAGCGGAGCCATTGTTGCAATGGAAGAGGATTATGATATTTTCGGGGTGTATATTTTAGGAATGGCAACCGCATTTGGGGGAGGTGCCCTTCGTAATTTATTAATCGGTTATCCGATTGTCGCGTTTTGGCAACAAGACATGTTATTCCAAATCGCACTTTTATCAATGACTATTATTTTTCTTTTTCCAAATAAATTAATTAGACATTGGAAAAAGTGGGAAAATATCACTGACGCTATCGGCTTATCAGCATTTGCTGTACAAGGAGCATTATATGCTCAAAAATTAAATTTACCAATTAGCGCCACAATCGTAGCAGCTGTTTTAACCGGTATTGGCGGTGGTATCATTCGCGACCTTTTAGCCCGCAGAAAACCTCTCGTTCTTCGAGCTGAAGTATATGCCTTTTGGACGATTTTAGCAGGTTTCTTAATTGGCGCTCAAATTATTGTTAGCGATTGGGCTCTTTACATTTTATTCATTTTAATTGTTTGCTTCCGCATGGTTTCTATTCATTACAAATGGCATTTACCGCACAGACGTATCGAAACGAAAGAACGTTCAATGCATAAATAGCAATCTAACCTCTTTACATATCGTAAAGAGGTTTTTCTTTTCTAACGATTTTTTCTTTATATAATGTTTATACTAATTTTTAAAGTGAGGTGAATACAAATGACAAACCACGTTAATAAAGGAGCTCAAAAAAGCTCAGTAAATCAATTTGGACACGATCCTAATTCAGCACACGAAAAGAGCGCTAAAATGGAACGCTTCCATAAAGCACGCCAAGAAAAAGCAAAAAAAGAGTAAACGAACTTATACACAAAAATCGACGCACAGTTTATGTACTGTGCGTCTCCTCTTCGAGCATTAAATCCATACTCGATATTCCAATTAAATCATTTTTATCATACGCATCTTCTTGTAACAACCGCATCGCCTGTGTACGAATTGATTTTTCAACAATATTCCGTACATACCGCCCATTACTAAACGATGTAATTTGCGACGAATACTTCACCGCATGTAAATGATCCCTAAATTTCCATTCAGCTTCTTTTGATAACTGATATTCACGATCTTCATACATTCTCTTCCCAATTTCCAATAGCTGATTTACCGAGTAATCCGCAAATTCAATAATAAATGGAAAACGAGATTGCAGCCCTGGATTTAATGAAAGAAAGTGATTCATCTCTCTTGAATATCCAGCTAAAATCAATACAAAACCATGTTGTTTATCTTCCATATGTTTTACAAGCGTATCAATTGCTTCTTTCCCAAAGTCCTTCTCTCCTCCTCGAGCTAAAGAATACGCCTCATCAATAAACAAAATACCTCCCATTGCTTTTTTTATTAAATCTCTTGTTTTTTGAGCTGTATGGCCGATGTACTCTCCTACAAGATCAGCACGTTCAGCTTCAACCAAGTGGCCTTTCGATAGAATATTCATCTCAAACAGCAATTTCCCTATCATTCTAGCAACAGTTGTCTTCCCTGTACCCGGA includes:
- the glnR gene encoding transcriptional repressor GlnR, whose translation is MKEDRRSAPLFPIGIVMDLTQLSARQIRYYEEHNLVSPTRTKGNRRLFSFNDVDKLLEIKDLLDQGLNMAGIKQVLLMKENQTEAVKVKEETKEISKTELRKILRDELQHTGRFNRTSLRQGDISRFFH
- a CDS encoding aminotransferase class I/II-fold pyridoxal phosphate-dependent enzyme — its product is MFDRLKNGEKIAPIVKEVESQITEVHKRADEVIESNQFRVLESFRKHKISDSHFIPTTGYGYDDIGRDTLEKVYADVFGAEAGLVRPQIISGTHAISTALFGILRPGDELLYITGKPYDTLEEIVGVRGKGVGSFKEYNIGYNAVPLTEAGLVDFEAVAAAIHSNTKMIGIQRSKGYATRPSFTISQIKEMIAFVKEIKPDVVVFVDNCYGEFIEEQEPCHVGADLMAGSLIKNPGGGIVKTGGYIVGKEQYVEACAYRLTSPGIGAEAGASLYSLQEMYQGFFLAPHVAGQALKGAIFTAAFLEKLGMNTSPAWNAPRTDLIQSVQFDDKDRMVAFCQAIQYASPINSHFTPYANYMPGYEDDVIMAAGTFIQGASIELSADGPIRPPYVAYVQGGLTYSHVKIAICSAIDELIEKNLLTIS
- the spoVK gene encoding stage V sporulation protein K; its protein translation is MEQSMRKKNNNQINIVLNHRKKISLPAAENKTVISNETTIKHEMLQRIEEEMGKLVGMDDIKKIIKEIYAWIYVNKKRQEKGLKSEKQVLHMLFKGNPGTGKTTVARMIGKLLFEMNILSKGHLVEAERADLVGEYIGHTAQKTRDLIKKAMGGILFIDEAYSLARGGEKDFGKEAIDTLVKHMEDKQHGFVLILAGYSREMNHFLSLNPGLQSRFPFIIEFADYSVNQLLEIGKRMYEDREYQLSKEAEWKFRDHLHAVKYSSQITSFSNGRYVRNIVEKSIRTQAMRLLQEDAYDKNDLIGISSMDLMLEEETHST
- the hflX gene encoding GTPase HflX, with protein sequence MEEKEKVILVGCQLPQDDDEKFMHSMKELASLAKTARAELLVSTTQKRPKFHPATYIGKGKLEELTMLTEELEPDVIVFNNELTPSQIRNLSSVLDARVIDRTQLILDIFAQRAKSREGKLQVELAQLQYTMPRLMGQGLSLSRLGGGIGTRGPGETKLETDRRHIRSRIDEIKKQLAVVVEHRKRYRERRKDNKVFQVSLIGYTNAGKSTLFNRLTEANTFEENLLFATLDPTTRTMPLPSGYTVLLTDTVGFIQDLPTSLIAAFRSTLEEAGEADVILHVVDSADPNYIGHEKTVKRLLSELEINHIPIITLYNKKDELHQNFIPFPKSDFLMTSAFEESDLLRIKEAIEMKMKKEMDRYRVEIPPSEGKLLTLLKTETLLAKMEFLEDKFVYDCAGYIFTHSSLNVQLKRFLVEEGENKNV
- a CDS encoding trimeric intracellular cation channel family protein, giving the protein MAWEIFSIIGTIAFALSGAIVAMEEDYDIFGVYILGMATAFGGGALRNLLIGYPIVAFWQQDMLFQIALLSMTIIFLFPNKLIRHWKKWENITDAIGLSAFAVQGALYAQKLNLPISATIVAAVLTGIGGGIIRDLLARRKPLVLRAEVYAFWTILAGFLIGAQIIVSDWALYILFILIVCFRMVSIHYKWHLPHRRIETKERSMHK